The Candidatus Nitrosopumilus sp. SW genomic sequence CTCGATCAGAGAATTTGAAGAGTAAAGTGGTATCATCAACATCATAAAGATCCTTTACCTTTCCACTGGTAAGAAATTTCAAGTAAAATTACTTTGTTTTTACAGAATTTAACTGCTAGGAACCCATCATGCCAACCATTTTGGGCATTTCACGGTAGGCCTTGTTAACAAATATGTCGTTATCAGCACTAATCATTACAAATTCCATAGAGTTTTCTGGAGGTGGAGATACGATGATCTTTTGCCCAACATTTAGAGTCTGAATATCCAAGATATCACCATCACCAAAATTTATGTGGAGATTAGTTATTGGTTTGGCACCAATGTTTTGAATAGTAACTCGACCCATGGTAAACATTCCTTGCTCATCTAAAAGAGGGTCTACAAAAATTTCATAATCTTGAGTGGTTACAGAAAACTTGAAAAAATCTGCACCAAAAACTGCACCAATTATCACAATTACCCCAATACCAACACAAAGAAGTGTAGTGTACTGTTTCACAAAAACCCTATAGTATTTCTAATAATTAAATTGGTTACTTTACTTCAACGCCATTCCAAAATGCAACCATGCCCTTTATCTTCATAGCAGCATCATTTGGTTCTGCATAATACCATGCACAATCTTTGTTTGTTTTTCCATTAACTGTTACAGAGTAATAATTCGCCATTCCTTTCCATCCACAAAAACTAGTCATGTCAGTTTTTTCAAAGTATTCTTTTTTGATAGAATTTATAGGAAAGTAATGATTGCCTTCAACAACTACAGTGTCATCACTTTCTGCAATTATTTCTCCATTCCAAATTGCTTGCAATGTTAACTTGCTTCTCCTTTGATTTCTTCTCTGCTCTTAAACTCTGGAGTAATTCCAAGGGAATCATAATTTCCAGAGGCACATGTAAAACACATAGAATCAGTTGGAATTCCAACAGCTGCTGCAAGATTCTCAGCATCATTATATCCCAAAAAGTCAGCACCTATACTTTTTCTTACCATATCTATTGTTTCTTCATCAGATTGGTCTTTTCCATTAGAAAATGTTGCAAGTTCTTCTTGAGATGGGAAATCAATTCCAGCATAGCAAGGGAATTTGATTGGAGGATATGTAATCACCATACTGATTTTTCTTGCACCAGCACGTCTTAGTGCCTTGATTATGGCTTTAGAACTAGTACCTCTAACTAAGCTATCATCAATTACAACTACATGTTTTCCTTCAATAATTTCTCTAATTGGAATAATCCATCGATTAATTTCTATTCTGTCAGTTTGGTGAGGTTCAATGAAACTTCGTAATGGGCCTTTCTTACTGTATCTATCTTTGAGCAATCCTTCATCAAAAGACACACCAAGTTCTTGAGCATATCCTAATGCAGCAGGTCTTGCAGAATCAGGTACAGGTATTACTAAATCAGCATCTTTTATAGGAAATTTCTTTGCAAGATAACGACCAATATTTTTTCTTGCAACATAGATGTTAGTACCTTCCATGTTACTTGTAGGATGAGCAAAATAAGTAAATTCAAATGAACAATGTGCACGTTTTGAATCATCAGAAAACATTTCAGTTTCAAGACCATCTTTGCTCATTCGGATTAATTCACCAGGAGTTACGTTTCGTTCCATTTTAGCTCCTACTGCAGAAACAGCAGAAGATTCTGATGCAACAATGTAAGTATCATCAGATTCTTTATGACCTAAAACCATTGGACGAAATCCTTTAGGATCACGTGCAGCGTAAACGGAATTATCATCAGAGATAAAAGTAAAACAGTAAGAACCAACCATTTCATTTTTTAGGACAGACAATGCTTTTCCCATTTGTCCATTTTCAGAAATTAATGAAACAAGTCTTTGAGCAGCAACCAAAGTATCACTTGCATTTTGAGGAGTAAATGAACATCCACCAACTAAATTTGATAATTCTTGAACATTAGCAATGGTACCGTTGTGAGCAACACAGAGATCTTTTACTTTGAGAGGCTGGGCATTTTCCAGTGAACTTCTGCCCATAGTAGAATACCGAACATGTCCAATTACACACGGGGAAGAATACTCTTCAGAGATTGTTTTGAATTCAGATGATGCAGCAGATACGAGACCTAGTCTTTTGAGTGGAGGTTTGTTTGGAATTGCAAGACCCCATGCTTCTTGACCTCTATGTTGTAAAGCACGTAATGCATCAATTGCCATTGGAATAACGTTGGTACCACTAAGACTATAAATTCCAATTACGCCACAATTTTCTTTTGGTTTATCATCAAGAATATGCTGAGGTTTATCCATGCAGTACCAAATCCCTTAACGAATTTAACCAAGTTTTTTGTGCTTTATCAACTCTTAGATCTATAATTGATTTTGTTCCCTTTACGAATTGAATCTTATCTCCTCCAAATTTACCTATAATATTGTATGATGTCTTGTTCTTTTTGAGAATTTTTTCAATTTTTGAGAGATTTTTCTTATCAAATGTTAAAAGATAACGAGAGTGACTTTCAGAAAATAATATTCTGTCAACATCTAATTTTTGAGAAGAGACTTTATCCAATGATACTTTGCATCCAATTTGGTTATTCATAGATAATTCAGATACTGCAACAGCCAATCCACCTTTTGAGCAATCATGAACAGATTTCAAAAGTTTTTTTGGAATTATTTCCAATATAGACTTCATATTTTTCTTAGATTCAGCAAAATCAACTGTAGGACATTTTCCACCAATGAATTTGTGTATGTATTCAAAGTACTCTGAACCGCCGAGTTCATCTTTGGTTTCTCCAACAATTATTAGACAATCATCTTTAATGATTCTTTGAGAAATCTGAGGATTTTTCTCAATTAGTCCGATAACCCCAATTAACGGAGTGGGTTTGATAGGGCCACTAGGAGTTTCATTATACAGACTAACTTTGCCTCCAACACAAGGAATTTTGAAGTCTTTTGCAAAATCAGTTAGTCCTTTTAGAGATTCTAAGAATGTCCAAAATATTTCAGGATCCTTCGGATTTCCAAATTGAAGATGATCTAACATTCCAATTGGTTTTGCTCCAGTACAGACAACATTTCTACATGCTTCTTCAAAACATCCAATTGCACCTTCTCGAGGATTAATGTAACATTGTTTTGGATTCCCATCAATCTTGACTGAAAGGAATTTCCCATTATCCAGCCTCAAAACAGATGCATCTCTTCCAGGTTTTATCACAGTTCTAATTCCAACTTCGTGATCATATTGTCCATACACCCAAATTTTACTTGCAATGTTTGGAGATGCAAGTAGTTTCATCATTGTTTTAGAATAATCAGATATTGGTTTGAGTTTCTTTTCTTTTTCAATATTTTTTAGATATGCGGGTTCTTTTGAGGGTAAATCAAGTAAGGTTGCATTTGCAACAACGTCTGTTGGAAGATTTGCAAATGTTTTTTTGCCTTTTTTGACATGCATTTGATGATCAGATTTTACACTTCCAATTACAGAGCAACCAATTCTGAATTTTTTACAGATTGCTTGTAATTTTTTGAATTTGGATTTACTAGTAACAATTAACATTCTTTCTTGAGATTCAGAGACCATAATCTCATCAGGATGCATGTCCGATTCTCTAGTGTGAACTTTGTCTACATCCATCTCTATTCCAATTTCTAATGCATCGGCAGTTTCAGAAATGGCGCAAGACAATCCACCACCGCCCAAATCTTTCATTGCATGAATGAGTTTTTCATTTCTTGCTTCCAAAACTGCTTCAATGATTAGTTTCTCTATAAAGGGGTCAGGGATTTGTACTGCAGAGCGGTCTTCAGACTCTAAAGAATCAGATGCAAACTGAGAGCCTCCAATTCCATCTCTTCCGGTGGAGCCACCCATCAGAACAACAATGTCTCCTTTTTTAGCATGATTTTTTATCAAGTTCTCTTTTTTGCCGAATCCTATAGCGGCAACATCTACTAGAGCATAATTTTCATAACATTGATCAAACTCAACTTCTCCACCAATAGTTGGAATGCCTAAACAATTTCCATAATCAGCAATACCAGTAACTGCATTTTTGAATAACCATCTTGCTTGTTGATCTTTTTCAATATCACCAAATCTTAATCCATCAAATATTGCAATAGGTCTTGTTCCAGCAGACAGAATATCACGAATTACACCACCAACACCAGTTGCAGCTCCTCCATAAGGTTCTACGGCAGAAGGGTGGTTGTGACTTTCAATG encodes the following:
- the purF gene encoding amidophosphoribosyltransferase → MDKPQHILDDKPKENCGVIGIYSLSGTNVIPMAIDALRALQHRGQEAWGLAIPNKPPLKRLGLVSAASSEFKTISEEYSSPCVIGHVRYSTMGRSSLENAQPLKVKDLCVAHNGTIANVQELSNLVGGCSFTPQNASDTLVAAQRLVSLISENGQMGKALSVLKNEMVGSYCFTFISDDNSVYAARDPKGFRPMVLGHKESDDTYIVASESSAVSAVGAKMERNVTPGELIRMSKDGLETEMFSDDSKRAHCSFEFTYFAHPTSNMEGTNIYVARKNIGRYLAKKFPIKDADLVIPVPDSARPAALGYAQELGVSFDEGLLKDRYSKKGPLRSFIEPHQTDRIEINRWIIPIREIIEGKHVVVIDDSLVRGTSSKAIIKALRRAGARKISMVITYPPIKFPCYAGIDFPSQEELATFSNGKDQSDEETIDMVRKSIGADFLGYNDAENLAAAVGIPTDSMCFTCASGNYDSLGITPEFKSREEIKGEAS
- the purL gene encoding phosphoribosylformylglycinamidine synthase subunit PurL, with amino-acid sequence MSLEPQELSELKSKIGRDPTSTELQIVAAEWSEHCSYKSSKRHLKMLPMKGPLVITEKGYDSGVLDVGGGYVVTAHIESHNHPSAVEPYGGAATGVGGVIRDILSAGTRPIAIFDGLRFGDIEKDQQARWLFKNAVTGIADYGNCLGIPTIGGEVEFDQCYENYALVDVAAIGFGKKENLIKNHAKKGDIVVLMGGSTGRDGIGGSQFASDSLESEDRSAVQIPDPFIEKLIIEAVLEARNEKLIHAMKDLGGGGLSCAISETADALEIGIEMDVDKVHTRESDMHPDEIMVSESQERMLIVTSKSKFKKLQAICKKFRIGCSVIGSVKSDHQMHVKKGKKTFANLPTDVVANATLLDLPSKEPAYLKNIEKEKKLKPISDYSKTMMKLLASPNIASKIWVYGQYDHEVGIRTVIKPGRDASVLRLDNGKFLSVKIDGNPKQCYINPREGAIGCFEEACRNVVCTGAKPIGMLDHLQFGNPKDPEIFWTFLESLKGLTDFAKDFKIPCVGGKVSLYNETPSGPIKPTPLIGVIGLIEKNPQISQRIIKDDCLIIVGETKDELGGSEYFEYIHKFIGGKCPTVDFAESKKNMKSILEIIPKKLLKSVHDCSKGGLAVAVSELSMNNQIGCKVSLDKVSSQKLDVDRILFSESHSRYLLTFDKKNLSKIEKILKKNKTSYNIIGKFGGDKIQFVKGTKSIIDLRVDKAQKTWLNSLRDLVLHG
- a CDS encoding DUF427 domain-containing protein, which gives rise to MQAIWNGEIIAESDDTVVVEGNHYFPINSIKKEYFEKTDMTSFCGWKGMANYYSVTVNGKTNKDCAWYYAEPNDAAMKIKGMVAFWNGVEVK